ACCATTCTTAGTCAGAAGCTCCCAGAGTTCCAAAGCCAAACCGGACCCCACAAAAATATCATAACCTTCCTCCCCGGTGCGGTTTATTCTTGCAATGGTCGATTGAGAGCCGAATATATCTCTCTTCAAAAAATCATATTCACTCAATTCAGGGATCTCTTCAGCTAAAGCCTTCCGGAGCAGTTTCCCAGAATTGGGGCCGTGAACGGAGATCAGGGCAAGGCCCTCAGTTACATCCTCTATACTCGCTCTACAGGACAAGCGGAACTTCGTCAAGAGTTCCCCTACCTTTTCATTCAATCCCGGCTCTAAATCTAAGAGCACAAATTCGTCGTGGCGATATAGCCTCATATCTGCTAGCATTCTTCCCTTGGGTGTAAGAAGAGTGGCGTATAAACCCTTTCCCACCCCCAGCTTATTCACGTCGTTTGTCAACATTCCCTGTAGGAACTTGATGTGCTCCCTACCGCTCAGGCGGAGCTTGCCCCGATGAGAAAGGTCAATGATGCCGACATTACTTCTTATCGTTTTATATTCTTCCAACTGGTCGCCGTAGTTTTTTGGCATTAGCCAGCCTGAGTATTGGCCAAAGACGGCGCCTAGCCGGGCATGGATATCATAGAGCGGAGTCTTTTTCATATTTTCTTTCCTTGACGAAGATTATGACGAGAACTAACGATTTAGAATTAAAGTTTAACTAAAAACAGTACAAATTTCAGGCCGTCTTCGTGTAGAGGCATATGGCCATACGCACTGATTAATGAAGGATCTAAAACTTGTCCAAAATAAGAGATTGCATCGCCGCCAAAAGAAGATGATGGCCCTCCATGAGACCTCTGGCAGGGCTGGTGACGAACGAGTTTATCTAATGGCTATACTAAGGATCGGATTTTTGAGGTGTTCATTCATCCCCCGGTTAAACCGGGGGACCTGCTCAGAATGAACGGGTTTATTATCTCTTATTACTAGCGGATGCATGCATCCGCTCATCCTGAGCCTCGTCGAAGGATGCCGATGTACTTATTCCGAATCTTATCCAGCGAGTGGAAGTGCCCGG
The nucleotide sequence above comes from Thermodesulfobacteriota bacterium. Encoded proteins:
- the gcvT gene encoding glycine cleavage system aminomethyltransferase GcvT — its product is MKKTPLYDIHARLGAVFGQYSGWLMPKNYGDQLEEYKTIRSNVGIIDLSHRGKLRLSGREHIKFLQGMLTNDVNKLGVGKGLYATLLTPKGRMLADMRLYRHDEFVLLDLEPGLNEKVGELLTKFRLSCRASIEDVTEGLALISVHGPNSGKLLRKALAEEIPELSEYDFLKRDIFGSQSTIARINRTGEEGYDIFVGSGLALELWELLTKNGEEFGIKPVGLDAMEALRIEAGIPRYGVDMDEGTIPIEAGLWHALSFDKGCYVGQEVVARIKWRGHVNRHLVGFVIEGEELPKSGDKILHGEREIGQITSSVFSPSLKKGIALGYIRREFIEPGTKVSVKLEEGKIESAEVVKTPFYVKP